Genomic segment of Vicugna pacos unplaced genomic scaffold, VicPac4 scaffold_20, whole genome shotgun sequence:
caatacaaatgtttagttgatatagatctttactctaaataatgatgaaatttttgcatgttaagttgccttcctgctttccttccctcttcttttctttcgttttgattggtatttttggctctaaaatttatttttttgtcaaaatcttatttaaattgatacagagatgaaggatacacacacacataaatgtctatataagctctgctaaataatcataaaatctgtttctcgaatcaattcaaaatattttaagaatgctgctttccttgaattaaacttaattcttctcacttatttattaagcagcattcctttgtcatgcactgactacagccttgttcttccactaagtaattgtgttttataaatttgcaagcaaccagagtgatttcagaatttgttaaagatttacaaaaaattgacatgaccttaaccacatgctgctattgccaatatgcccgttagagtgatgattttactaaaagcaatatctaactccttcacattcctacaataatggccttattattatactacaaaagatgacatattcaaataaaaatgtctaactctataacaatattccatgaattcacttattacacaatattaacaaactacttaaagaatgaatcaaaaccatataagatattatttcacatgtattggaaaaaataatacgatgaagtaaattaaatctaatagtgttaaaatattcaaagtctttctaatgataaaaactttaaatataaaatattttacttcaaaaatgctttcagagatgttataaatggtgagaggattatatatcatatatagttttctgtttatgaatttgattatagcaatggaacagtgtagtattaaatttaaaaaaatgcatatcaattgaagatataaattaacctcaaatttgggttgtaaataattttatatttagctttcagttttctttatgcttttgtatataatttcagaaaaataattatcatatacaaatgtacagatctgagtttttatctaatatatctcaatctcaagagttctaaaacccctccatttccttctttccttccttccttcctctttccttccttggtataaaagttaattgttggcaatattttatcagaacctataatgtgaatgaaggatgaaagatatatacatatatacacgcacacatatagtgatgatccaacttggaataaatatttccatatttctatgaaaaaatatgaatgaacttaaccatagtatgtaattccttaacatttttcataatatacagtatatgtacttacaacttcatacagtgaacttaattgttgtatatcaaccttcatgcatggaagagtttttatgttattataaagtatactttaataattgtgataaaggagaattacatggtgttaaggaattatgttaatgtaatgggctttgtgaattcacaaattagctgagcaatgagagtgattggaattagataggcaaatcccttgaggggagtaggggattgatctgtaaaagattatttctaagagtgagaatagcatgtgcatgcccctgtagcatgagggaataTAGTTAAGTATGAGGATTGTCAGAAGTGtatctatggtaatgatcctgaaggtgaacaaggagtgatttgaggctactaacaagggtaaggccaaatatgtaacagtcaacatattatagcaggctgtccggcgagccagccctccgcccgcgccgcggggtgggcaagcgccccgcaggggtctcaggctcccagcccactgcccggcctccctgccacatgctatgcgtcatccggggatGCCCCTCGCCAAGAGAGACCCTtaatcacaagtcacccgccctccccaccctcctcgccgtgccttgcaaccccgcccccgaaccgccctcccgatccccgtgcagtaccccccgtccatcgccgggaagaacggcagtaactccagcagccgtggcggctctttgagcccaaggggcgagcgaggcagccattggcggaggccgctgcctctggctgtcaatcccgcggcccggccccgccccaccggcggagcgtggcaggacgcagggccgcggggactgtcgggacggttccaagatggccgcgcgcttggggtccgcaactgctggcggccccgagccccgttcactgccaccgctgctgaccagaGACGCCGGTCGGATCGGCGACCCCGGGGGCtgtccccgcgtggcgggaggccgccatggcgaccctggaaaagatgctgaaggccttcgagtccctcaagtccttccagcagccgccgccgccgccgcctcagccccctaagccggcaccgcagcctcaaccgccaccgccggacgcccagccccctcagccggcaccgcagccgccgccgccgcctcagccccctaagccgccaccgccgcctcggacccctcagccgccaccgccgcctcAACCGCCACTGCCGCCCGCCCagacccctcagccggcaccgcagccgccgccgcctcggacccctcagcccgcaccgcagccgccgaacccacagccccctcacccggcaccgcagccgccaccgcttcagccgttaccggcgccgatgccgcctcagcaggcacggccgccgccgccgtctcagccccttcagccggcatcgcagcctcaactgccaccgccgcccgcccagccccctcagctggcaccgcagccgccgccgcttcagccccttcagccggcactgcagctgatgccgcctcagccccttcagccggcatcgcagccgccaccgccgcctcaaccgccaccgccgcccgcccagccccctcagccggcaccgcagccgccgctttGGCTCCCTCAGCCGGTACCTGCActgctgccgcctcagccccttcagccggcacagccgcctcaaccgccaccgccgcccgcccagctgtgggtcaggagccgctgcacagacggtgagtccctgcgggcccctccccaaccctgcgcgggtctccgtcccttcctcggcctcccacgaaggccccgaagcggtccgggccccacgcctctgctttcctggctgcgaaactcgggaaggaacggggctgtgttgtgatccgaggccgcgcgtcctgtttggcttcctctgagccactccccacccctctcctcctctgggccaggtgtaacattttgtcttcccttttcaactgacggtttaaaacagtgtttcagataactgtcaaaacactgtacatgcaaaatattaggttaacttaaggggaggagtaggagagaagggggaaaggagcgaagttcaccggtcacttctgtgggggtgggttaggtggtcacagtggtgaacgcgtaactgctacatggccccgtgcgcttaccatcatagtcgttactgttactaaccccagacagttctggtagtaaggaggcatgaccacagaacatgtgctcattgagcttaattttacacaaacagtaagttttccacggaatcaagacaggcagtaaacgccagctgcagaggacagattgtgcagggctgggaaagagcatggcatgatcagaactttagtttgactggcttgaaatgtagagggaaagggaaacttcacactgatgaatcagagaggagatagctgttttttattaaactaaaatggttgaatgagccttgttgattaatgatttgccttagcaatgtgaatttggattctgcaagtattttataagttctgtaagaagcttgttttaaaatttcagaactcttaaggtattagaagttcagttttattttataagaatttttaaaaagtgtttatttaactcaattagaacagagttcctttaacataggagactttattatctcatgtattaataccctctagaggtacacaatgaaaaatgtgatttataaacagatacatacagacacaaggaaaacagagcatgtagcttcagtaacagtttaagagaaaagtcagaaacagaaattttccctggtcaaaatatcaaaaaaagcacctggggcttatatcccttaattgatttgagctctaaatggacaaatacacattttttttaaaaaaaaattgctaagaacaagattctttttcatgttgagtaataattttggagtttaaataaataccaacaatagagctatgagggaggaaaaatataaaatactgatttttttatttgatttcatcgtaaggtgcattcttaaatacataggagagaactgtcatgatttgcgcaactcgcttgcaaatagttcaacattattaacaatgattgaatttaggtggtgggcatatgggaatttatcatcttattaaacagttttctgtacttctgagacttataataaaacattggaaggaacctgttagacataaagctctatgtgaagtaatttgttccctttgtgaaattctaggaaggttaaaatgcatgttcataacttcaagaaagtcacaagcatttatgatgtaatcagaactacctgaggatctgtgaaacttggtgagttggtgaattttttaaaatgcttaaaacattttgtttttacaaagattacaggagtaagagaaggtaaatcttaaattactcttaatatttttttcctggttgatgtgatataattaaatgtggggaaaaaaaggtaaattctaaaaggagacactaccttgatggttttctatggaggaaactcaagcaggaggaagtttactttaaaaacataaattactgctctttataatacattctaagttgtcattcttttgaatgccttcggttccagacagatgtgttattctgggagatcatcaggacttctgggtatttggaggtattgacctaaccagtggaactgctgatttataagaagttgtccagaattttggaaaactgattagtagaggtaaataatgtttccatggcaagtgatgacagaaagtgacttcagtgaattttcctttgtttttaggcagatatacctaaccatgtatgttaacaatgattacaagctggagactgagaagaactgccatttttaccagctgggatgcagaaaaatttggacttctgggttccacaaatgggctgaggtaactaagacagtaaacatatcttcttggtcaacatgtatctcagggtaatcacagatgtgttccattacctgatactgttttaatttggataaaaacaagaaaatttaagaaatagagtttggttttgcttttacatcagtttggcaaaacagaacaacctcttaattactaagcacaaaccaattttttcattatttttaaaatattttagtttctatttatattggttttgtgataagtaagtaaaatctgtaagctcagaaaatagtcaaacctaggaagctgcttctgacaagtgaattagcctattgaaaatctgatttagatccttggcattaattttcaagtttttacagtttccttggatttcttctatccaggaaaacaacatgctctttttagatgactatactctgattatagtctctcctttatggattcaacactaaattgtaaccataggcatattttaccatttacaaaagtgcctggttgggaagtgtaatacaatgattttgtaaattgaattactctaaaatttcaaggatttatttttaattcaattatgattaattttcatttgtcactggctcttaatgctttattttaaagtgtctctcatagacccccttctttcatcttcttcccttaggctctctgtccagtaactctaagttcttacatgttcaaggtaggcttgtgtatttttttaaaggcaggtgcaccaaaaagcactttcctgtgactatcctctgttttgttcatcatatatgagtccaaattttatagaattgatttaaagaatgtcatatctttcttattattgtgaatggtttttaaaatgctttccttctgactcatttctgcatactttaaaataataatttgaatcaaataagtatgggaataaaatcacagttgcttgtatcacatttgattccatttatatggcaaagtcttattattatgttgttgttatgaacatgcatttcataatacacttatttagatgaatcagagcttattcattaaggtcatttacttttagaaatatgtaatttcttgtgaatacatgtatatagaaatacatgtgtctttttataatttaagcagcttaaaatacagataaaataaatccaagatacaagatagtatgccttgcattaatttaaattcatgtgagttaaaagacaatttgaatattgtttcccattttctactagcttcttgatcatattcagcagcacatttacctttacatataattaaagaatcttttttatttctactgtagctctgtcataatggaaactctgccgcagaatcagctgttatctatcccatgtggtcaagtgcagaggtgagaattctcatttgtgggatgaccactcacagctttaaatgtttttactgtaactgcttttataaggtagcaagctagagagagagagagaaacagagagaagaaaagagttctctctgcatattcccatgt
This window contains:
- the LOC140693677 gene encoding uncharacterized protein, translating into MADLAAAVAKCLIKTRGPPDWSRGLTTQKPGSQLILSDLSLCGGAATAASDPSAATAASTATAARPDPSAGTAAAAASDPSARTAAAEPTAPSPGTAAATASAVTGADAASAGTAAAAVSAPSAGIAASTATAARPAPSAGTAAAAASAPSAGTAADAASAPSAGIAAATAASTATAARPAPSAGTAAAALAPSAGTCTAAASAPSAGTAASTATAARPAVGQEPLHRRQIYLTMYVNNDYKLETEKNCHFYQLGCRKIWTSGFHKWAEALCPVTLSSYMFKLCHNGNSAAESAVIYPMWSSAEENVKTLQKREVAYINADSYIEGNYTLRVDCTPLLFQLVYKLTKAWKNQTSFIWRNAIVC